The Natrinema pellirubrum DSM 15624 region TCGACGACCTCGAGTACCCCGTCGAACGGCCGGAGCGTGGCCGCGACCGAACGCCCGAGGCGGCGGTCGTCGTCCGGGAGATCGACCCCGCCGCGATCGGGAGCGTGGTCGATTACCTCGAGGCCAACGGAATCGAGTACACCGGGCTCTCGTGGGCCGAACCCGACCTCGAGGACGTCTACCTCGCGCTGGCCGAACCGACCGAGCGGGAGCGGACGGCTCCGCTCGAGGGCGGGAGCGGCGACGCCGCGGCGGACGACTCCGACCTCGCACAGGCGGGTGAGACCGCATGAGCCGGATGGGGCGGGTCAGGGCCGAGACCAGCGCCGGCTGGCGGTCGTTCGTCCGCCGGCGGACGGCGGTCTTTTTCACCTTTTTCTTCCCGGTGATCCTGATCGTCATCTTCGGGGCGCTCGTCCGCACCGATCCCGCGGGCGGCGGGCTGTTCACGGAGCCGGCGGCCTACTACGTGCCCGGGTATCTGGCCGTCGTCGTCCTCTTTACCCCGCTGTCGCGGATGGGCAGCGAGGTGGCTCGCCACCGCGAGGGGAGCCGCTTCGAGAAGCTCGCGACGACCCCGCTGACGCGCGCTGAATGGCTGCTCGCCCAGACGGCGGTCAACGCCGCAATCATCGGGCTGGCGAGCCTGCTCATTCTCGGGCTGGTCATCGTCCTGACCGGCGCGAACATCGCGTTCTCGCCGCTTCTGGTGCCCTACGTCCTCGTCGGCGTCGTCTGCTTCTGCGGGATCGGCGCGATGTTGGGCAGTTACACCGACTCCCAGGACGGCGCAGTCGCGGCCAGCAACGGGATCGGACTGCCCCTGCTCTTTCTCTCGGAGACGTTCGTCTCGCCCGAACTGCTCCCCGGCTGGTTCGGCCCGCTGGTGAACCTCTCGCCGCTCACCTACTTCGCACGCGGCGTGCGGGCGGCGACCTACTCGGGCGCGGAGACGGCGGCCGTCGCCGGCGTCGATCCCGCGCTCGCGAACCTCGGGATCCTCGCCGTCCTCGCCGTCCTCGCGTTCGCATTGGGCGCGCGGTCGATCCCACAGACGGACTGAAACGGGGTCGGACCGGCGGCGTCCGTTGCCCGCCGTTCGCCGCGAGAACGAACCGATTTACGCGCGGCGCTCGAATCGCCGGCCGACATGCGCTCGAGTCACCCCAGGGAGGCGACCGTCGGGATGGAGTACTACGTCAGCGACGCGGACGGCGTCGGCGGCCGCCTCCGCGCGGACGACGCCGACTTCCGGGTGCGCGAACTCGAGCGGTTCGACACCGAACCCGTTGACGCACCGACCGACGCCTACCCCCACCTCGTCTTCCGGGCGACGCTGCGTGGCTGGGACACCAACGACTTCGCCGCGCGGGTCTCGGACGCGCTCGGCATCTCCCGCGAGCGGGTCAACTGGGCCGGCACGAAGGACAAATACGCCGTGACGACGCAGCTGTTCTCGGTCTACGGAGCCGATCCCGAGGAGCTGCCGGAAATCGACGGCGTCGAGATCGAGGTCCTCGGCCGGGCCGGCCGAAACCTCGAGTTCGGCGATCTGGCGGGCAACGCCTTCGAACTCCGGGTCACCGACCCTGTGCGACCGGACAACGCCGACGCGATCACCGACGAGTTGCGGGCATTCGGCGGGCTCGCGGACGAACACCGGAGCGACGGTGCGGACGGCTCGAGCGACGACGCGACCTCGATCGGCGTCCCCAACTTCTTCGGTCAGCAGCGCTTCGGTAGCCGTCGGCCGGTCACGCACAAGGTCGGCCTCGCGATCGCTCGCGACGACTGGGAGGGCGCAGTGATGGCCTACCTCGGGAACCCAACCGACGCGGAGCCGGCGGGGACCCAGGAGGCTCGCGCGTTCGTTGCGGAGACCCGCGACTGGCAGGAAGCCCTCGAACGCGTTCCGCACCGCCTGCGCTACGAGCGGTCGATGATCCACGCGCTCGCCGAACACGACGGCGAGCCGGGGCCCGACCAGTACAGGGAGGCCCTCGAGCGGGTGCCCTCGAACCTCCAGCGGCTGTTCGTCCACGCGGCCCAATCGTACGCGTTCAACCTGATGCTCTCGGAGCGCCTCGAGCGCGGGCTGCCCTTCGACCGGCCCGTCGAGGGCGACGTAGTCTGCTTTTCGGATACCGACGCGCCCGACGGGCTCGCACTGCCCGACACCGACCGGCTCCAGCGGGTCGACGAGCGCCGGGTCGACTCGGTGACCCGCCACTGCGAGCGCGGCCGGGCGTTCGTCACCGCGCCGCTGGTCGGCACCGAGACGGAACTGGCCGACGGCGAGCAGGGCGAGATCGAACGCGCCGTCCTCGACGACCTCGGCCTCGAGCCGGCGGACTTCGACCTGCCCGGGGAGTTCGGCTCGACCGGCACCCGGCGGGCGATCCTCCTGCGGACCGATCTCGGCCTCGCAACCGACCCGCTGACCCTCGAGTTCGCGCTGCCGAAGGGGTCGTACGCGACCGTCGTCTCCCGGGAGTTCCTGAAGGTCGACCCGATCAACCTCGGGTAAGGCGGGGCTCGAGTCGGGCGTTGCCGTCCGAACCACCGCGGCGAAGCTTTTAGCACGGCGTCACGAGAAGTGGACGACAATCATGGGCTCCGCACGCAATCGGCCGTCGAACCGGGGTGGCCCTCGCGTATGATCGGCACGACCGAGGACCGCGAGATCGTCGACTGGGAGAAGACGACGGAGAACGGGCGGACGGCGTACGTCATCGAGTACAGCGAGCCCGTCCCGGAGCCGACGGGCCGCTCGAAGACGCTGTTCGGCGCGGGCAGCGGCGGGACGGTCCCGGCCGGCGAACAGTACTTCGAGATGCCCGACGGCGAACGGATCCCCGCGACCGAGGCCGCCTTCGACGCCGACGGCACGACGCTGCGGGTCCGCCGCGAGCGGTCGGTGATCGATCGCCTCCGGCGCTATCTGCCGTGGTGACGAGTCCGCCCGTTTCGATCCCGTTCGAACCACCGGCGGTATCGATCGGCAAAGAAGTTATCTGACTGTCACGAGACATCGTTCGTATGCTCGAGCCGTTCTCGCTGTTTACCTCGGTGCTGTACGTCGTGCAGGGCCTGCTGGGACTGACCGAGCAGCGCGTCCTCACCGGCGACCAGCGATCGCGCGCACAACCGGCCGCGAGCGTGCATCTCGGCAGTTCGATCGCGTTCCTCGTCGCCGGCATCGCCAGCGCGTCGTGGGTGTGGCTGTACGGTCTCCCGACGGCGTGGTATCCGACGATTCTCTCCCTCGGACTCCTCGTCTCGATCCTCGTACAGGGCTGGCTGTACCGATCGATCGGCGTCTCGGGGAGCCCCATCCTCGAGCGAGCGTGGACACGCCTGCACTGAGCGGGAGTCGATGCCTCACTCGAGCGCGCTCCGAAGCACCACGCCGAAGCCGGCGGCACCGATACAGAGCGCGAGGAGACCACCGACGCCGGTGACCGCGAGCGCGCCGCTGATCGCCGCGGCGACGAGCAGCCGTTTGAGCCACTCGTCGTTGCGCCCGACCAGCCGATCGGCGATGGCGAGATACGCGATCGCGCCGCCGACCGCCCAGACGAGATACGCCAGCAGGAACAGCGGAATCGCCACGACGATCCCGACGATCGTAACGACGAACAGCAGTATCAACAGCCCGATCGCAAGCAGCGACGCGATGCCGTAGAGGAAGGATCCGAACGGGTCCGCGAGGACGTCGTCCATCATCCGGTCCGTGTAGTCGGGCGCGATCGCGACGAGGATCGCGCCGACGACGAGCGTCGTCAGGGCAGCCGTGATCGCACCCCCGAGGAGGCCGTCGGTCGTCCCGACGTCGATGTCGATCCCGGGATCGACCTGCGTGATCACCGCGACTGCGAGGGTCGGCCAGTCGAATCCGATCATATCCCCAGAACGTCCGGTTGCGGTATAAACTGCGGTGTCGCTTTGGTACCGCCTCGAGTCGCCGACGACCGGCCGTTCGCTCGCGACTGCTCCGCGGGGAATCGACTTCGCTGAACCGAACAGCTACGTAGCTCGCCCTCAATCCACCAGCCAATGGAACTGGACTCGGACCCGCACATCCTCCTGACGAACGACGACGGGATCGACGCGCCCGGCATCCGGGCGCTCCACGACGCGCTCTCGGCGGTCGGCGAGGTGACCGTCATCGCGCCGGACCGGAACCGGAGTGCCGTCGGCCGGTCGCTGTCCTACGGGCGGACGAACTCCTCGAGCGGCGGCGATCTCGAGCTGGACCTCGAGGCTGACTCCTTTACCGCGCCGGTCCCCCACACCGATCACGAACTCGGCTACGCCGTCGACGGCACCCCCTGTGACTGCGCCATCGTCGGTGCGAAAGGACTCGAGCCGAATCCCGACATCGTCGTCTCGGGCTGTAACGAAGGGGCGAACCTCGGCGCGTACGTCTTCTCCCGGTCGGGGACCGTCAGCGCCGCCATGGAGGCTGCGTTCCTCGGGACGCCGTCGATCGCCGTCTCGCTGGACACGCTGGGCTACGACGACGACCTCGAGCCGGCGGCCTTCGAGCGGGCGGGCGAGATCACCGCCGACCTCGTGGCCGGCGCACCCGGAACCGGCCTCTTCGATCGCGTGGATTACCTGAACGTCAACGTCCCGCGTCCCGATCGGGAGCCCAACGGTCACGCGCTGACCCGGCCGACAGAAGTCTACGAGATGGACGCCGCCTTCGAGAACGGCCGGTTCCAGCTGACCAATCGCCTCTGGCAACAGATGGCAAACCGGGACATCCCCGACGGCGAGGATACCGACCGCCACGCCGTCCTCGAGAACGAGGTGTCGGTCTCGCCGCTGCGGGTCCCCTACGAGGTCGTCGACACGGAGCCGGTTCGGAACGTCCTCGCCGACATCCTGTAGCCGGTGACTGTCGCGGCGGCCGGACCTTCATCGACCATGACGGTTTAGGTGGTTCGGTCACAAGGAAAACGCAGTTCATCGATGCCGGACGGCAACCATTCGACAGGAGACGGGAACCCAAGCCGCGTTCCCTCGAACCCGCCCAGCGACATTGGCCCGGCCTCGAGCCTCGAGGACGATGGCGACGCCGGCACTGACGACGCGCTCGAGACGGGGACTGGCCCGGATCCGACCTCGGCTATCGCCCCGGACGACTCCCGGTCTGCGGACGCGATCAGAGACGCCGTCCTCGACGACGTTCGCGCGTCCTTCGACGACCGGCCTGCGGACGCGTTTCCGGGGCGACCCTCCGACGCGTTCATCGACGAGGAGTTCTTCGATTTCGGCTATCTCGAGGCCTACGAAGAGGTCGAGCGCTACTGGGTGAACCGCCCCTACGCCTACGTGACGATCCTCTACGACGAGGCGACCAACACCAACCGGTATCACGTCGTCGAACCCGACTTAGACGAGTTCGAGGAGTACGTCCGCGAGGACCTCATCCGATCGCTGCGCAGCGACCTGCTGTACAAGGAGTTCGACGGCGAGGTCGACCGGGCGGCGACCTTCGACGAGGAGGTCCCTCGCGTCATGCGCGAACACGCGGCTACCGTCGGCGACGGCTCGCTCCACCAGCTGCTGTACTACCTGCGCCGGGACTTCGTGAGCTACGGGAAGATCGACCCCATCATGCGCGACCGGGGCGTCGAGGACGTCTCCTGTGACGGCGCGGACCGGCCGGTCTTCGTCTACCATCACGGCTACCGGGACCTGCGGACGAACCTCTCCTTTAGTGACGAGCGCCTGAGCGCCTACGTCGTCCGGCTCGCCCAGCGGGCCGGCAAACACCTCTCGGTAGCCGATCCGCTCGTCGACGCCTCCCTGCCCGACGGCTCCCGGGTCCAGCTGACGCTGGGCGGCGAGGTGACCACCGGCGGGCCGAACTTCACCGTCCGGAAGTTCGCCGAAGTGCCGTTCACGCCCGTGGATCTGGTCAACTGGGGCACCTTCAGCCTCGAGGAGATGGCCTACCTCTGGCTGGCCGTCGAGAACAACGCCTCCGTGCTGTTCGCGGGCGGCACGGGCTCGGGGAAGACGACGAGCCTCAACGCCGTCTCGATGTTTGTCCCGCCTGAAAGCAAGGTCGTCTCGATCGAGGACACGCCCGAGTTGACCCTGCCTCACGACAACTGGATTCAAAGCGTCACCCGCGAGGGGGTCACCGCCGGCGGCCGTGGCTCCGTCTCGATGTTCGACCTCCTGCAGGCCGCTCTGCGCCAGCGGCCGGAGTATCTCGTCATCGGCGAGATCCGGACCGAGACCGACGTCGCCCTGACCTTCTTCCAGTCGATCGCCACCGGCCACACTGCCTATACGACCTTCCACGCCGACTCGGTGCGGGGCCTGCTGAGCCGCCTGCAGAACGAGCCGCTGAACGTCCCGACGGGGATGATCGGCAACCTCGACATCGTCTCCATCCAGCGCCAGACGACACAGGAGGGCAAACGCGTCAGGCGAAACCGCCGGCTCGTCGAGTTCGGCCACCACGAGGACGAGGGCGACGGCGTCGACCCCCACGAGGTGTTCCGGTACGAGCCCGCATCGGACGGGTTCGAGCGGAGCGCCGACTCGCGAGTCCTCGAGCGGATCGCCGACGAGCGAGGGTGGCCCCACGGCCGCATCGAGCGCGAACTCGAGCGCCGGGCGGCCGTCCTCGAGTACCTCCTCGACGAGGGGATCACCGACTACGAGCGCGTCGCCCGCGTGATTCAGGGATTCATCCGGGACCCAACGTACGTCTTGGAGGAGGTCCGCGCCGGCGACCTCGATCCCGAGACCATCGCAGTAACGGAGGCCGACGACTGAACCGTGACCGACCGCGACCGAACCGACGACGGTCCCGACCGCGATTCCGCGCCCGCGACCGACGACCCCTCCTTCCGCGAACCGGCGGTCGACGAGGAGACGGCCGAGGCCGTCCTCGAGGACGCGTTCGACGATGGTCCGAACCCGCTCGAAGCGGGGGACGGTGATCGGACCACCGGCGACGACGGCGACGCGGAACGCGACGAGTCGGAGGCGGCCGCGCTGTTCGACGCGCTCGAGGGAGACGGGCGAGGCGACCGCCGCGAAGCCGAGCCGGAACCGGAGGAGGCGCTCAGCCAGCCCCTCCTCGAGGAGCGCCAGCTCGGCGCGGAGGAGCAACTCGAGTTGCGCGAGGCCTACGGGCGGGTCCGAACGTTCTTCAAGACCCGGCCGGAGCGATATCGCGGGCTACAACGGCGGCTCAAGCAGGCCCGGATCCGGGCCACCTACGACACGTATCTGACCGACAGCGTCAGACTTGCCGCGATCGCGGCGATCGGCGCGTGGGTCGTCGCGTTCCTCGGGCTCCTCGGGTCGGCGCTTACCGGGACGCTGGTCGACGTACTGGGGCCGGTGTTCGGCCTCGCCGGTATCACTCGCGGTGTCTTCCTGACGGCCCCGCTGCTCGTGGCGGGGCTGGTAGTGCCGGTCGTCTGTTCGACCGTCGCCGCAAGCGCCGTCTGGATCGGTCGGAACTACTACTACCCGCGCACCGTCGTCGCGGCGCGACGCCGCAGCATCGCGTTGAACCTCCCCTACGCGATCACGTTCATGTACGCGCTGACCAGCGGCGGGATGAACGTTATCGAGGTCTGTCGCCGACTGGGCGACAGCGAGGCGGTCTACGGCGAGGTGGCAAACGAGTTCGACCTCGTCGTCCGCGAGATCGACCTGTTCGGCAACGACCTGTTGGGGGCGCTCGACAACGTCCGGACGCTGACCCCCAGCGACGAGTTCCGCCGGTTCCTCGACGACCTACTGGGCGTCATCGAGTCCGGCGGCGATCTCGAGACGTTCCTCGAGGCGGAGTCCGAGGAAGCCATCGACGACGCACTCGAGGCCCAGTCGTCGTTCATCGAGACGCTGGGAGTACTCAGCGAGGTGTTCGTCGTCGCGTTCGTCGCCGCGCCGCTGTTTCTGATCGTCGTCCTGATGGTCGTGAGCTTCCTCGGCGCGGAGACGGTCGGCACGATAGCCGTCCTCGTCTACGTCGGCTTCCCGCTGGCGATGATCGGCTTCTTACTGCTGGTCGACCTGCTCTCGCGGCCGTTCGAGGTGCCGACGGCCACGCTCGCGGATGCGGACGACCGGACGGTCGACCCGGAGGACGTCGCCGATGATCCGCGATTCGACGCCTACGAACGGGCCAAGCGCGATACGGGCGTCCGGGCGTTCCTGTCGGACCCGTTCCGAGCGATCCGACGCCAGCCGCGGCTCTCGCTGGCGGTGACGGTGCCCGCGGGTCTCGCCGTCGCCGGCCTCGCGATCCGGTCCGGGATGGCCGACCCGACCGTCGCCGGGGTCCTCGCGGCCCCGCTGCAGTCGACCGTCGGGCTGGCCGTCGCGCCGCTGGTGACCGCGACCGC contains the following coding sequences:
- a CDS encoding ABC transporter permease, coding for MSRMGRVRAETSAGWRSFVRRRTAVFFTFFFPVILIVIFGALVRTDPAGGGLFTEPAAYYVPGYLAVVVLFTPLSRMGSEVARHREGSRFEKLATTPLTRAEWLLAQTAVNAAIIGLASLLILGLVIVLTGANIAFSPLLVPYVLVGVVCFCGIGAMLGSYTDSQDGAVAASNGIGLPLLFLSETFVSPELLPGWFGPLVNLSPLTYFARGVRAATYSGAETAAVAGVDPALANLGILAVLAVLAFALGARSIPQTD
- the truD gene encoding tRNA pseudouridine(13) synthase TruD — encoded protein: MRSSHPREATVGMEYYVSDADGVGGRLRADDADFRVRELERFDTEPVDAPTDAYPHLVFRATLRGWDTNDFAARVSDALGISRERVNWAGTKDKYAVTTQLFSVYGADPEELPEIDGVEIEVLGRAGRNLEFGDLAGNAFELRVTDPVRPDNADAITDELRAFGGLADEHRSDGADGSSDDATSIGVPNFFGQQRFGSRRPVTHKVGLAIARDDWEGAVMAYLGNPTDAEPAGTQEARAFVAETRDWQEALERVPHRLRYERSMIHALAEHDGEPGPDQYREALERVPSNLQRLFVHAAQSYAFNLMLSERLERGLPFDRPVEGDVVCFSDTDAPDGLALPDTDRLQRVDERRVDSVTRHCERGRAFVTAPLVGTETELADGEQGEIERAVLDDLGLEPADFDLPGEFGSTGTRRAILLRTDLGLATDPLTLEFALPKGSYATVVSREFLKVDPINLG
- the surE gene encoding 5'/3'-nucleotidase SurE: MELDSDPHILLTNDDGIDAPGIRALHDALSAVGEVTVIAPDRNRSAVGRSLSYGRTNSSSGGDLELDLEADSFTAPVPHTDHELGYAVDGTPCDCAIVGAKGLEPNPDIVVSGCNEGANLGAYVFSRSGTVSAAMEAAFLGTPSIAVSLDTLGYDDDLEPAAFERAGEITADLVAGAPGTGLFDRVDYLNVNVPRPDREPNGHALTRPTEVYEMDAAFENGRFQLTNRLWQQMANRDIPDGEDTDRHAVLENEVSVSPLRVPYEVVDTEPVRNVLADIL
- a CDS encoding type II/IV secretion system ATPase subunit, which codes for MPDGNHSTGDGNPSRVPSNPPSDIGPASSLEDDGDAGTDDALETGTGPDPTSAIAPDDSRSADAIRDAVLDDVRASFDDRPADAFPGRPSDAFIDEEFFDFGYLEAYEEVERYWVNRPYAYVTILYDEATNTNRYHVVEPDLDEFEEYVREDLIRSLRSDLLYKEFDGEVDRAATFDEEVPRVMREHAATVGDGSLHQLLYYLRRDFVSYGKIDPIMRDRGVEDVSCDGADRPVFVYHHGYRDLRTNLSFSDERLSAYVVRLAQRAGKHLSVADPLVDASLPDGSRVQLTLGGEVTTGGPNFTVRKFAEVPFTPVDLVNWGTFSLEEMAYLWLAVENNASVLFAGGTGSGKTTSLNAVSMFVPPESKVVSIEDTPELTLPHDNWIQSVTREGVTAGGRGSVSMFDLLQAALRQRPEYLVIGEIRTETDVALTFFQSIATGHTAYTTFHADSVRGLLSRLQNEPLNVPTGMIGNLDIVSIQRQTTQEGKRVRRNRRLVEFGHHEDEGDGVDPHEVFRYEPASDGFERSADSRVLERIADERGWPHGRIERELERRAAVLEYLLDEGITDYERVARVIQGFIRDPTYVLEEVRAGDLDPETIAVTEADD
- a CDS encoding type II secretion system F family protein, with translation MTDRDRTDDGPDRDSAPATDDPSFREPAVDEETAEAVLEDAFDDGPNPLEAGDGDRTTGDDGDAERDESEAAALFDALEGDGRGDRREAEPEPEEALSQPLLEERQLGAEEQLELREAYGRVRTFFKTRPERYRGLQRRLKQARIRATYDTYLTDSVRLAAIAAIGAWVVAFLGLLGSALTGTLVDVLGPVFGLAGITRGVFLTAPLLVAGLVVPVVCSTVAASAVWIGRNYYYPRTVVAARRRSIALNLPYAITFMYALTSGGMNVIEVCRRLGDSEAVYGEVANEFDLVVREIDLFGNDLLGALDNVRTLTPSDEFRRFLDDLLGVIESGGDLETFLEAESEEAIDDALEAQSSFIETLGVLSEVFVVAFVAAPLFLIVVLMVVSFLGAETVGTIAVLVYVGFPLAMIGFLLLVDLLSRPFEVPTATLADADDRTVDPEDVADDPRFDAYERAKRDTGVRAFLSDPFRAIRRQPRLSLAVTVPAGLAVAGLAIRSGMADPTVAGVLAAPLQSTVGLAVAPLVTATAPLAVLHERERRRTETITERFPDVLGILASANQMGVDVVDAFELVTRWASGTLAVELRRVRNDVAWNHDLTGALLSFADRLNVPQLTRTMTLVAEGSRSSGDLHGLLEIAAKNTRAQAKIARERRREVGSYVAIVVIGFLVYLLVIVMVSASYLTPIAELAAESDATAATAESPVSLGDIPVDAYEALFLHSALIQGFGSGLIAGKLADNDVVSGLKYGLGLVVLTVVAFYLLV